The Amblyraja radiata isolate CabotCenter1 chromosome 31, sAmbRad1.1.pri, whole genome shotgun sequence genome contains a region encoding:
- the dffb gene encoding DNA fragmentation factor subunit beta, with translation MDGKPFRVTNTSGDGPHGVVASNLNELVQEGCNKLQMSADGCRVCLFEDGTEVDERYFLALDRNCKLVILQKGQEWKGEKFNILDKFVETFYENNDELATLANDMSSPKKRKFLENFIPICQENISAEKREEDPSWFEDLDKRFKTKSQYMKSICGQRMRNYLPKDFEKEKEIKIKDKLKEMLKGNNHNESYFDRTDEQKCICDSSGLFTCQGPFDKQTCGSKHSINPYRCKEHRIMFRSWNFDHKKERSVIISNIINYAENVENNNTKVNDTEVLQFYEELFTMKNLKFVYFVCHKLTKHNIL, from the exons ATGGACGGCAAACCATTCAGAGTGACCAACACAAGCGGGGACGGTCCGCATGGAGTGGTAGCCAGCAACCTGAATGAGTTAGTGCAAGAGGGCTGTAATAAATTGCAG ATGTCAGCGGATGGTTGTCGTGTATGCCTTTTTGAAGATGGGACAGAAGTTGATGAACGTTATTTTCTCGCTTTGGATCGTAACTGTAAGCTCGTCATTCTGCAAAAAGGGCAGGAGTGGAAAGGAG AGAAGTTTAACATTTTAGATAAATTTGTGGAGACCTTTTATGAGAACAATGATGAACTAGCTACACTCGCAAATGATATGTCATCACCCAAGAAAAGGAAGTTTCTGGAGAATTTTATTCCAATATGTCAGGAAAATATTTCAGCTGAAAAACGGGAGGAGGATCCAAGCTGGTTTGAAG ATCTGGACAAGCGATTCAAAACTAAATCACAGTACATGAAATCCATCTGTGGCCAGCGAATGCGAAATTATCTTCCGAAG GAttttgaaaaagaaaaagaaataaaaaTTAAGGATAAACTAAAGGAAATGCTTAAAGGGAATAATCACAATGAATCATACTTTGACAGGACAGATGAACAGAAATGTATTTGTGATAGCAGTGGACTTTTTACTTGCCAG GGGCCGTTTGATAAACAAACTTGTGGGTCTAAGCATTCAATCAATCCGTACCGTTGCAAGGAACACAGAATTATGTTCAGAAGTTGGAATTTCGATCACAA GAAAGAGAGATCCGTTATTATTTCGAATATCATTAATTATGCGGAAAATGTGGAGAATAACAATACCAAAGTTAACGATACCGAAGTTTTACAATTCTACGAAGAATTGTTTACCATGAAAAATCTGAAGTTCGTTTACTTTGTCTGTCACAAACTAACCAAGCACAATATTCTTTAA